The DNA window CATATCCCATACCTTAACACCAAAAACACTAaatgttttacaataaataaatatcttatcaCTTGCATTATGTCACAACCAATTTCTATCGTTCTGAACTAATACAGACTTCTAAAATACGTTGTAAGTGTTTTCACGAAATGTTATCAGAAATCGTTTATAGAAAAAGATGTCAAAAACTTTGATATACTTTAGCTAGTCTTTGGTTTATAACACTCTTTTCTTCCATTGACGTGAACGTTCTCTCCGACTTTGTTTTTCCGTTTGTCGGAAAGATAAGCcttgaagaagaattttccaaatagGATTAAATAACTGAAGTAGATGGCGGaaccaaatataaaatttttacgcgTAGTATAGCATTCAAGTCCACAACTTTCTCGATAATAGTAAGCCGCAATAGTTACAACGCAACCAATCACCATTTGTACCAGCTGCATCGTAGTAATCATCATGGCAAAGCCTTTTGGTACTTTGTATTGCATTGCTTTCAAAGTATAATAAGAATACATCCAGGAATGAACAAAGTAGTTCATTACGACATACCACCTTGTGGCTGCTGTAGTCTCCGCATATGTGAACCAAGAGTAAAGAACAACAGTTAAATGATggtaaaaatgtagaaatatcaATGGTTGCTTTCGTAACACAATGCAGATCGTATCGCCAAATTCTGGGATCTTTGATAGGACAAACACCCATGTCCAAAAGCCAGAAACATGATCTTGCAAAAGGTGgctgaaaagaaaataattccattcttattatataactaaatattttttaaaatcgcCATTCacctgaaaatatattaaaaggtaaaaatatgaaagtattACCTAGGTATGCAAATACTGTGGTAAAACCCATGATGTCTCAATGTAGAGAACATTTCTGGTGCTGTTCTACAGAATCCGATAATGGAGAACACTGCAAGCAATCCACTCCATAATGCAAGCGGACCCTTCAAATCGAACTTGGGCCTACTCGACATGTAATACTTCCCGCCAAAAATTAGGATCACGTAAATAATACAGCAGTAGTAGCAGTACTGAAAATTATTCTGGAACCATTTTTGAGAGTCTGGATAAAAGTAGTTTTTTTCGAAGTTGAAGACATGCGAGTAGGTAGATTCAATGATCTGCGGAGAATCCTTTCTAttcatcgtaaaatattttttttacatccACTGGTCGCAAagcaattaaagaaaatacgcAGTCTTTCGCCCACGTTGTCAATTGACTAAAATGTAAGGAGAAGAACTGTTAACACTCTTTTTTAAAACtatggaaattgaaatatttaataaatattgtattaaaaataatgtaaaatattcagaacAAAGTAATAAGACAATACAAACTAATAAATCAATCATTTTTACCTAtcgtatttaattacaatgtaatacaaaatattattgtaaattattgcaaatttaaGGTGActaaaactttttatttcacagTTGAGCTTCGGGTCGAAAAATATCACATTAAGGAGGATCATCAAGAGCAGTATAACATCCGTCCAAGAGCTGGTGCCGCCTCGGTCTATCAAGAGAGGATTAAGGCAGTGGAGAAGCGCATCGTGGAGAAATGGAAGGAGTGGCGATTTTACAGGGAAGACAATTGGACGAAGCGACTGGTAGCGGATGTATGTTTATGTAGCGGTACTCGACAGCAAACTATAACAGGACGACGGCAACGCAGTGGTTAGTGTCCTTGGTTACGAACGTTCAAAACCCAGGTTCAAATCTCGGCATCTgtagtccgatttttctcCCACGACACCTAAATGAGAAGAAAGCAGCAGTACCTCCAGACGACCTACACATCAGCAGCAGCACTATCGCACCGACGTATCCACTtcatttatttagaaaatataggAAGGATATTGATCACTTCACCATGCAGTTCTGATAACGCATGGGactttttaatgtttctcCATGTAACTCCAGTTGTTGGGACTGGTAATGGTGAAGGCGATGACGCCGAACATGCGCTTTTCCACTGCCCAAGGTGGATACGTAAGAGGACGGAGCTAGAAAATTACGTCGGCACAACACTAAcaacagaaaatttaatagagTGTGATGAAGAAGGAAGACGACTGGCCAAGATTTCAGGCCTTGTGCAGAAAAATCATGCTATCAAGAATGACGCAGGAAAGATTCCAAGAGAGGAGAAGaacaagaggaagaagaagaagaagaaatgggACTTGAATATGAGGAGCGGTGCGTAGTTAAGCCCAACCCTAAAGTAATGCTGTAAGACAGTTCCGTGGTTGTTGGTACTCGCACAGAAGAGGAGCGAAGAGAGGGGGAGGGGTTTTTAGTGGGTATGGCAACACCATCTGCCGAGTTCCGTATAGCCCAGTTTAGGCATGTGTAACGGCATTTTTTCCCCCCCACGCGAAAAAAAGGTGACTAAAACTTATAATTTGAAtcatattagaaaataatattcgaaattatgTTCTACTGTTTATGAAATAAACGTTAATAGTTTTTGTGAAAAGAAGTGTCGCAAAACATTTATCTAATTCTTTAcaaaatgttagaaatatttaaacagcattttcttacaattatacaatatagaCATTTATTCTGCTTTTGCAAAGTTGCTTTGTTTTTATGAGCATCGTTGTTGATCAGAATTCGTTACGTTGATAATGTTTAATGTTTGTTACATAAGTTACATCAATTAGATtactatattttcattatgatGTGGTGATTCTTATTCATgtgtcataaatatttacactTTTCTTTCagattcatatattatattgtattgtgtatttatatattatacatttatactatatttttatgctATTTGTGATAGGATTTGAATgatctgaatattttttactggGACGTTAGAGATTTGAAACGATATTGAACagataacgaaaataaatattctaactatatatacatgcgcgcgtatatatgtatcatcTTTACACTTATATCGATATCTTATCGCAGATTATATCGTTCACTGTGCCAGTCCAAAGTAAAAGAATGCTGACTCATATAAAGAATGTCTCGTACTGCGTCTATATTAGGCTAGAGCTTCACTCATTTGCAAACAATGCGTGGCATCTTCTACCTAAAATCATTGACATGAACTGTACCAGAATAAACCTTAGTTATACTTgccgaaaattaattttgtgattttttggGAAGGCCCTTAGAACTGTATCATTGGATGAAAATCATACCGCATTGAATgtcaaaaattcatatttttgtaactgGTTTTTCTCCGTTGTAGTCTACTGTGTAATATCCATATATACACAGTTATTCACTTAATCCGGAATCTGCACTGgcgaaaacattgaaaattcttgCAACGAGTATAATAAACGAGTTTACAAAACGGTTTGGTTGTCACCGAAGGAGTTTAAACTTAATATCACAATAAGCAGATGACATTCGCTGAGAAGGCCAGCCTCGCGGTATTCGACGATTTTATGTCTCTGCGCGCCTCCTCAGCAAACATCGATATTCGAAAACTTATAGATGACTTGCAACATTCGATTACAGTAATTAGCGTATACGTTACGCTGTTGCTATTCTCAATGTACTCGTGAGCGCGAGTTCCGAGTTACTTATGAGGTGTAAAAATGTTGTCCATGATAGGTGCGGCTGCCTAGAGTAGAGGCGCGCTGAGATAGGTTCGGCGGCCGGTGTAGATGTCGCTTGTggggtactgctgtatttttcttctcatttaagaatcgtggaagaaaaatcggactctGGTCGCCGGGACTCGAACCCgggttccgaacgttcgtaacctaaggcgctaactactgcgctgccgtcgtctGACGCTTGTTAGTGTAGAATGGTGGTATTTGTGCTGTAGAGTGCCGCCACACTTAGATAACCCTgtagatatgtatatagagGATGCTTAAAAAATTTGGTGCCAAACTTGGGGAGCGCGTAGGAGTACTCAATAAAAGCAGCAAAAAAGATCTTAATGTACATTGGTCTAAAGAATATTAGTTATTCAAGGTGCTTAATGTATAAAAGCAGAGTTCATAAAAAAACAGTTGGTTCGTTAAGTGAGTTGATACAATGACTTCCTGTAACATTGAAACTAAAGGTTTTAGGcctatatttattaagaacTTTTTGCTTGTTTTGATAAGTACTATATGCTCGTGAAGTATGGCACCAACTTTTATTAAcagtctatatatatatgtcggagatgtagagacatcgagcatttcttttggaatacttgggctcgaggtgacgtaactggtcgctgaacgtagccacggacacgggatgaacgtttaacTTGGCAGAAGAAGTtccgatattgagggacacgctgtattaacggaCAAGTCCCGGTCAGGAGCAATGTCAGTTCTATGCAGGACGgcctagcaacggcgcctggaattttgttgatatttctaatcaatatgtaattgacaaatgagatccaGGCTGTCTTTTATTGAgatctccttggagagtttacggATATCGGGCAGTCAGACTAGAAGATACCAAGAGATTGAGCTGACGTAATTTGCGATAGAGAGTAAATACaaactattgtacaaagagtttcccgttgaccgtggattcgtttgaacccaagaatttgttaaaagcgttcgttaaattaatttgttgttaAGTCTTGT is part of the Bombus pyrosoma isolate SC7728 linkage group LG13, ASM1482585v1, whole genome shotgun sequence genome and encodes:
- the LOC122574027 gene encoding elongation of very long chain fatty acids protein 6-like — its product is MNRKDSPQIIESTYSHVFNFEKNYFYPDSQKWFQNNFQYCYYCCIIYVILIFGGKYYMSSRPKFDLKGPLALWSGLLAVFSIIGFCRTAPEMFSTLRHHGFYHSICIPSHLLQDHVSGFWTWVFVLSKIPEFGDTICIVLRKQPLIFLHFYHHLTVVLYSWFTYAETTAATRWYVVMNYFVHSWMYSYYTLKAMQYKVPKGFAMMITTMQLVQMVIGCVVTIAAYYYRESCGLECYTTRKNFIFGSAIYFSYLILFGKFFFKAYLSDKRKNKVGENVHVNGRKECYKPKTS